In the genome of Arachis duranensis cultivar V14167 unplaced genomic scaffold, aradu.V14167.gnm2.J7QH unplaced_Scaffold_28291, whole genome shotgun sequence, the window GAGTTTTTAAGTTCATTTTATGATGTTAGCTCGCTAGGAGCGGAAACGGGACCTGCTCTAACCGCTACCAGACGGAACTAGATATTCAAAAGAGCCATCACAGCTTCTGAAAGAGCAGCTTGGAAATTACTAATTAGTTTAAGGTACTGACTAACTGAGACGGAGAGAGCCCTTTTTCAGTGTTGTCGGAATAGGACCTGTTGGTGGTTTAAAGGGCATTACATTAGGACTTTAGTAAAGATAGTACGACTTTGGTTTCAGAGATAGCGATTCGCCTattcttattcctttcctttTAATCAAGGTCTTTCCCGAGGAAGAGGGAAGCAAGCAAAGCCCGGATCGGAGGGGAAATAGTGTTGTAACTGAGGTAGACTACCGAACGGGTGTGGGAAGAATCTCGCCAAAGGTTCCATTTCTGATTCCTCTCCAACGGTTAACTCAAGGGATTCGATTCTCTTTTACGCTAGGTAAGACCGAGAACTCGATTGCGGGTGAAGCCTTAGTTGTCGCTGGTGGTGGGGGAGCTTACTGAGATCTCCATATACTATGGTAATCATGTGATGCCCGTAGTAAGTCAAATAGAAGATGAAAACATTCGATTACTTTTCCAGCGCTATGATCACCGTCAAAGACAGGATTCGAGGCCTTTGTCCCCATTGCTTCTTAGTGTTGTAGGCAGCCCCATCTCTTGATTACGAATATCACTTTCACAGCAAGCACGAATGCGCGAGAAGCTtcactattattatatatattgaaaggATCTCCCCGGGAAAGCATGATGCCTTACTTGCCCCTGCTCGATCTGTTCTGGACCGCATAAAGGCCTTACTTATACTTATCCTCGATCGCCAAATCCCACAGAGATGTTTCCTCGGTGCTTTCAGAGAAAGCTGTCCAAGGTTCATCAATAATTGAGGAAATCAACCAAAGCATCTCTCCGGCTGTCCACTTTGCTTAGTAGGGGGGGAGGATCCGATCAATACAAGGGTTGCACCTCTTCACGCTGAGCTGGATCGATGGCCAGTGAGGCTGGTCGAAGTAGAGGATGAACTAGGAAGTCTTTCTGTCGATGACCTAGTGGCCAGTGCCAGAGAGTCGACTCGCTTTAGGTAGGAGTCCCCTGGCTTCCTTTCAGCGTTCACTTCCTTATCCCTATAAGTCGAGCTAGGGAAGGAAGTAGTGGGATAGAGTGAGTGAGAATTTCACTCCCAGGATAAGAGTCAGCTGTCCGGAGATCTTACCTGCATGTAAAATCCCATGCAATCTTGACTCTCCCGGTGAGTAGTCGTTCGAGTTGGCATGAATGGCACAGATGTTATCAGTAGAGCTTATATGCTCACTAAATCGCTCGCTTGCAAGGAGACAATCTATTCTATTAATGCATGCTGGCTGATCATCTGGTAGCTAGCTCAGCATCCTAAAGTTTGTAACAGAGATAACTTCTGTCAAAACATACCATTTTCCCCGGGTCTTTTCATTTTAGGTTATGAAGGTGATTGTAACTGGAAAGCTGCTTTATGACCTACGCTTCGCTCGTTTGGTAAGCTGGGTTCTTTCTTCCGGAAGTGTCTTAGAGGGATGAGGATATGAAATAGCTCAGGGAAAGGATACTATAAGTGACTTCCTGGGACTCGGGAGGGAAGAATGACCGCGACTGACGACTGAGAATGTTCTGAGTACCGAAAAAGCTCTACTGAGAACCTTTCTGCCCCATAATTGACCCCGCCCTAAACTATTGAAGAAGCGAAAGCAGTTGCCGCTTCTGAGTGAATATTGTACATTCATTTGACTCAATTCATTCGTTGTATCGTagtaaaggaaagaagaaaagaattcaCTCAAGTGAAAGGAGCCCGCATTCCCTCTCTCCTTTCCCACACccctaataaaataataagaaagggGGTGGCCTCGTCCTCTTCCTCAGGTAGGAGAGACTACACCTTTCAAAAGGATAAACttagaaaacaaagagaatcaGAAAGGCCATCATTAATGCGAACAAGGCAATAGCCTCGGTTAGAGCAAAGCCCAGGATTGCATATCCGAATAACTGTTTTGCCAATGATGGATTTCTTGCCACGGAATGaattaatgaactgaatacgTTTCCGATACCTACAGCAGCTCCCGCTGAAGCAATTGTAGCAGCTCCGGCACCCATTGATTTTGCACCTTCTAACATCTCGAATTTCTCCATTCTCGTCATGCCATGCTTGTTctcatttctttttaatttctaaaccTGACATACCGATTTTGATAGATTTGACGTCTTCgttttttattaattctaaAGCCAATTTGTTAGATTGGTCAAAGTAATAGTATAGGAAGATCAGAAGCAGAATAATTATTATGAGACAAAGAACAACGAGGTAATCCTCTCGGATTTTTGCTATTATAGATTTTGCACTTTCTAACATCTCGAATTTCTCCATTCTCGTCATGCCATGCTTTTTCATTCACTTCTTTTCTTCGTCGCTTCTTCCCCTCGTTCCCTTTCTCTTGGACATCTCACTTGAAAtgcaatcaatgcattcattctTTTCGATCTTATACTCAGATAGACTGAACATTCACCCACCCAATTTCGATAAAAGGTGAAGTCGAAGCTACTCGATCATTCAACAAGGACAGCTGGAATCTACGCGTTGATCCAACCTGCGCTACCAgctgtcttcttcttccatttctaTTCAGCTTGAAAAGAAGCCTCAAGCCCAAGAGTTGAGGAAAGGTAGGTTTCTTACTTAGTGCTTGCATTAAGGGCTTCACTTACGCTATTTCTTTGATTAACCCTTAGTAGGTTAGGTATGGCTACCTCGTTTAAGCAAAGAGGTCACAATCTCTGATGTACTCTATTTGATTTGAAGAGATGGAGTTGTCTCAGACTCATCAAAGGAATGAGCTGAAAACCTGCCCATAGTtagaaggaaaaaaagagaaagtccCAGCACTCGCAGGGGCGGATCGGGAGATCTAAGACGGAATCCCCGAGTAAGTAGGCGATAGAGGCGAACGCTTTATTTAGTGATCCCCAGATATTCTATCTCACATCGGAAACGGGCTCTGCCCTTCTGTTGGATCATACCTTGTTCCAGCTCAAAGCCAGAAAGCTAGTTTAGCCAACACGGTAATATGATCCTTAGGAAGGGCAGAAGGGCTCGATCCCAGACCAGGCTCCGCTCAAGGCGATGAATGACTAATATATTACTATTTTCCCTACGACCGAGTGAGCTGCTGCTCTTTAATCAGTtgcatttgatttgggaaggATCGGTATTCAAAGTAGTTCCGGAGAAAGGCTAAATTAAATGTATTTAGGAGCGAAATAAGCCGGCTATCCCCTTCTTAATAGACGCTGGCCCCGGAACCGGCTCGGGGTAAATCAAAATAGCAGCAATCAAGATACCAGGTCGTTTAAATCAGAGTACACTTCTAGAATCCCTGTGGTATGTAGAAAGCCCGCATTAAAGACGAGTCCTGTTCGTCCAACAGTTTCACCAGCCATATCTACACATAAAGAGAGCTAGTTTCCCACCTAGGTGAACCCGAAGCTAGAGCACAGGTAGAGACAGTGGATTCTGGTGACCAAGAAGCAGGGGCAGGTAGTGGATTCCGCGGATTTATAGTCAGTTTGTTCTCGTCCCCAcataaagagaaagaaagcgAGCCAATAGGTGTTCTCTACCATGAGTCAAGGGCTAGGAATCCACTGAATAGCTAGTAACATAGATTGTGTCTAAAAAGCTAAGAATCTCCAGGTCGTAAGCCTTTATACCATACCGCTTTTTCTAATTCTATATTTCTTTACTtcatatttatatatcattCTCCGTTTCATTTCCTTCGAAAGATATGGCTTCTGGTGGTTGTGTCCGCGAATATTAATGATTATAAAGTGGCATAGCTCCAGACATGGGCTTCTTCCCAAAAAACTATGGTAGCCGGATGTTTAGCAATAGGATACCCTTACTTAAGTTTCTCCGCACTTGGGCATAAATATACAATGCCACTTAATCCACTATCAATGTATCAATGGTGGTGGTCCTTCTGTGTAAAGTTAGCTAGTGTGGATTCGCGTAAAGCTGCCAAACAACCTATTGACAAGAGCCTATTCATTTTATTCTTGCTATTTCCGCACCCCTGTCCGGTTTTTTGAGAAAGAAAGTCGAGACATTCAGAAAGAGAGTTCTGGCATTTCTAGGATTAGAATACGGTCCTATTGATTCAATCTTTATGCTTGGCACGGAACTCTTGTTTCGAGTGAAAGGGAGAGCAGTGGCCCGCACCGCATTCACAGGTAAATTTCCCTCTAAGGGGCGGGGTGTGGAAAGCACTAGAAGTTAGTTGACTTCTCGACTTCTTACCTGTATTCCTTCTCTTACTAGCCTAGCTTGAATATTTCTTTCTAAAAGACTAACGGCAAAGATTTTCTACCTCCTGTAATGTAAGCTCGTTACGCTTAACGCCCACTTACTTAAAGACTCGTTGGTTCACGACTCTATAAATGAAAATCTTAATTTGAGTCGTTACCTACAGAAGCGGTTGCCCTTCTCCGGATTTACCCGGTGAGGGTGGCGCTTGTGAGTCAAAGTTGACACTTTCCATGTATGGATCATACCTTTGGCATCCTGGGACAGTAGCCCCAGGTACTGATGAAGTGACTCCCGGGTAGAGAAAGAAAGTGCTGGCAGAAAGGAACTCTCAAAGCATGGGGTTTCGCCGGGCGAAGCTCCTACCCCCTTCTTAGCCCCATTGACTAAGAAGGGGCTGTTGTCGGCATTTCCGCTCTTAGGTGCGTAGCCACAGTTTGCAAGTCAATTCCCCTGTCCGGAATCCGCCTCTTTAGCCCGTGAAGGCCTTTGAGGGCTTACTTAGTGCTTTTGCTAAGGAATACCGGTAAGGAAGGGAAACTAGGGCAGCTAAGCCACTACACTAGTACGAAGGAGCAAGCTCCGGCCCCGTTCTATCCACTAACCATGTAAAAAAATGATGGGTGGAATGGCGCGGCGCTGTAGTGTAGGAACCGGGCGGATTCGAACCGACGAATAGAAGTTTTGCAGACTCATGCCTTAGCCACTTGGCTACGGTTCCCTATAAATTCCATTTCTTTCCCCCTTGCCGCCTTCCTTAACAAGCTTTGCTTCACAGGGTGAGAGGTGAGACCAGGAATAA includes:
- the LOC127744387 gene encoding ATP synthase subunit 9, mitochondrial yields the protein MTRMEKFEMLEGAKSMGAGAATIASAGAAVGIGNVFSSLIHSVARNPSLAKQLFGYAILGFALTEAIALFALMMAFLILFVF